acacgcGCTTGCTCCACCGGCTCCTCCCACAGAACGTCACCCTCCCTTCCATCCAAAGCATTTGAGATGCAGCACTTTTTGAATCTGTTGACAGATGCTCTCTGAGGACACGGCAGCCCATGCCTGCAGGATCCATTCACAGAGCAATTCTTCTTTTTGGATTTGCCGTCATCTTCTAACATTACACTCTGTCACACCGTATTTCTTGGTGGCTTGAAAGTTGTTAGATGTCTCGGCTGCATTAATGACCTTTTGCTTAAAGTTTGTGTCATAACTTCTCCTCCGTTGCTGGTTAACTTTAGAGCCACTCCGCTCAAGACAGTCACTCTCCATCCTGCAGCAGTCGCCCGGCACTGGCATACTGATTAATTCATTTGCTGGACAGGTCACAGTCCTCCAGGACAAACTCTTTAAATGGATATTTGGCGCCACCTATTGTTGCAGATTTAATGACATGTCTAGAACCCCTTTTTTcagatgtatttaaaaaaaaaaccatccaaTACGGTATGTTAGAGAAAACTACGTTTTGGTTTTCTCAGGACTGATTGTCTTTGATTTTTGACCAAGCTTAATGTTAATAATTCAGTATTCTCTCACAGACAGGCAGGGGTGAAGAATGGGATGTTTTTTGGCAAAGCAAAACAGTTGTGTCCCTCGCTGCAGTCCGTCCCATACGATTTTGAGGCCTACAAAGAGGTCGCTCTTACCATGTATGAGATTCTGGCGAGGTAAGAACAACTCCTTTGCTTTTCACCTGCTCGTCTTTCCCCCACTTCATACTTTAAAAATAACCCTTCATCACACCTGACTTATTTGTTCTCTGCAGTTACACCCATGACATCGAAGCTCTGAGCTGTGACGAAGTATTGATAGATGCGTCTGCTCTGCTGGCCGAGTTGGGCATTAATGCAGAAGATCTTGCCAAAGCTATCAGAGCAGACATCAAGGAGAAAACGGGATGCTGTGCCTCAGTGGGCATGGGTTAGTTTGTCTTTATAGTGTGAcagaaaagaagatgaaaacGGCGTTTGTAGTTTGCAGATTCAAActgacttttcttcttttcaggcTCCAACATCCTGCTGGCTCGGCTGGCAACACGAAAGGCCAAGCCAGATGGCCACCATTTCTTAAAGTCTGAAGAAGTGGATGATTTTATCAGGGACTTGCCAGTGACCAGTTTACCAGGTAGATatacagcaccacctgctggttaTAGCATCAATCTAcgcttttgtgtgttttgtgtatgtaATATAAATCATTTTTCTCCAGGTGTTGGGCCTGTTATGGGCAGAAAGCTGGCTGCTATGTCTGTGAGGTCATGTGGGGACCTTCAGCAGGTGTCTCTTAATCAGCTGCAGAAGAAGTTTGGACCCAGAACTGGACAAACGCTGTTCCGTTTTTGTAGAGGGCTGGATGACCGGCCGGTCCGCTACGAAAAGGAGAGGAAATCTGTCTCTGCGGAGATGAACTACAACATTCGCTTTACAAGGGTTAGACCTGCACTCCACTTCATTTCACTATTTCACTAATCATTTCATGATTATGAAATTCTGCAGTGCCACAGAAAATCTTGGGCCATTGAAatcaaaatgtctttgtctttcttctctctctctctctctctctctcactctctctcactcttacACTCTCACTATCACTTAACTGTTCTACCACTCACCAGATTGATGAGGCAGAGTGTTTCCTGACTAACTTGTCCATGGAGGTTCAAAGACGTTTACAAGAAGCCGGGCTGCGGGGTCGCAGAGTCACACTGAAGGTCATGGTTCGCAAAGTTGGAGCTCCTGTGGAGACTGCTAAATACGGTGGTCATGGCGTATGTGATAACCTAGCCAAGTAAGAGACTGTCATCACTGTATGTTATGAGGGATTGAAGAGAGGCtcatttttatctgtgtttgcTTTCTGTCAGGACTGTGATGCTCGCTCAGTCCACTGACAGTGGTCAGCTGATTGGCTCTGCAGTCATCAAGCTGTTCCATGCCATGAAGTTGCAGGTTCAGGACCTGAGAGGTGTCGGCATCCAGGTTCAGCTTCTGGAGGGAAGTCACTCTGTCCACCAGGGTGCTACAGGAAAAGGGACGCGATCCATCAAACAGATGTTACTAGGCCAGGCACACAGTGCCCAAAACCACAACAGAGGTTGGTCTAAGGTTTTTATGTTTCACTTTGTATATTTTTGAGGTCGAGCGATTTATCGTTTTAGCCGACTAATGGCATCAATGGCACAGGTTTAGATTTAGGCTGATGACTGTGAAATAGGATCAGGATCAGCATCAGAAGAGTACTTGGAGAACAAAGAGCACAGTGAGTTTGATAACTAACCAAGAGTTCACAGAGATACGAGGGGAGCAGTCGCCGTCCAAGAATACTTTGTATATGAAAGTTATACAATACAGCAATGAATGTGTTTCCTGTAACCAGTGATAAAACACGGCAAAGTGATAGAAAGTTTCCAACTTTCTGAGGTACTGATCAAAAAGTAAATCACCATTGTCCATTAGTGGTAGAAAAGTACAAATACGTTGTATCAACTCCTGAGGGGAAAAGTGGGATTTATTTAGCCTAGCTTCAGTTTTAGTTTTGATACAAGGTTATTAATATGTAGTGTCAGGCTTAACGCAGATCACAGATATTTATGGTGGCTCAACAGCCATGGTTGCCACTGGCTAGTGGCACAAATTATGGGTCAATGgctatgttttttaatttaaaggcCACATTTACTTTGTGTACATGTGATTTTCtcctgataataaataaaaaaaaaacaacagtttaaagcCCCCATGAAAATGATGCAGGAGAGCTAGTGTGAGGACAGCGGAGTTCACATTGTGTTAAGGGTTAGAGGTGCATTCAGTGAACCTGGTAATTTTCTTAACTGCAGCAAAAGCACATACAACCTAGCTAACTGCCTGCTTGTGACGCATTCAAGGAAAAACGTGTTAATTAAATACTTCTGCAATAACGCATGCAGTCCACTATACAAATCCTGGATGCAGCTGCCACCATGTGGAAATAGATGCTTACTCAATTAGTCATAATTTGGTAATTGGAGAAGTATGGAAattcacttatttttttatctgtgctatcatttaaaaaacactgtaaagttttgtttctttttaatactAAATATGACACTGAATTATATTTTTCTGATGCTTCTAAATGCTTCATACTGTCATTTTTCTCTTTAATCTAAAATCAGCTATCGATTGACCTCTACTATATTTAATGTACAATCATTTGGGTGTATGATCAATGTTACAGCCGCTGTAAACAAGAGCACAGACCAGGAAAAGACTCTCTCAACCACATCACCATCATCTGGCACCGCTCCACATCCTCTGTCCCCCCCCGAGCCTGTCCCAGGAACCAGCGAAGAGCAGCAGCCATGCAGAAGAACGCCTAAACACTCTCGAGCACGTCTCAACTTCAGTATTGAAGTCCCTTCCCCTTCACAGGTATGTGCTCGAAGATTTTTTTGTACTGAGCCAATCAGGGAAAAAACTGtttcaaaaccttttttttaaatttttttttaaatatatatatatatatatgactttcAAGGTCGATCGTTCTGTGTTGGAGGCCCTGCCCGCAGAGCTGAGAGAACAGGTGGAGCAGTCGTGGACTCATCGGGACGCAAGACCAAAAAACCATTGCTCACCCAGTCCACAGACTTCTGCTCCCTTTCCTCCGTCTGCCTCTCTAAAGTCTCGTCCAACCTCAcctctttgtcctcctccttcatctggATCTGCACTGAACACTCCACATGTTGGGACACTGGTTCTACAGATCCCAAACCAGCCAGACAGTCCGGGAATTGTATTGGAACTACCAAACTTCTCACAGGTAGGGAAGTTTCCTTTATGTTATCAGGTGAGGGAagagcattcattcattcattcattcattcattcatcttctactgctttatcctccacatgagggtcgtggggctttggtgccaatcccagctgacatagagcgaaaaGGGAAGAGCGTAGTGTTGATATTTATGAAAGCAGGCCAATTTTCTTAGTTTGGTTTAATTTTCTTGATTAACcatctttttaaaacaaaggattgttacatttttatcttaaCTTAAATGTCTGATAATTATTTGCAGAAAAGTGAAGCAAACTAGATTAGATATGTACATCTGGACACCAGCATCTTGAAAAAGTATCATGATAAAATGCAACAACTGTACCCActggctttttttgtgtgtgtgtcatagaaAGTGTGAAGTACTGACCCTTGCTTTGACTATATCTTAAAAATGTTCACTGATTAAGGACAAGGTCATTGTGACTTCACCTCTGTATCATtcttgtcaaaataaatcaaatcaaaatgttaTTTCTATAGCATCAAAACATACATTTCAACTGTagattctccaaatccttgattcaatttgattttcatttttaaagtcaCGATTCAATTTGATTCTcaatctttttcttctctcttttagcACATCATTGTTTACCAAGGCTTTAttatcacacaaaaacacaaaaaccagtCAATTGGAAACTAACtgtaaaaaagaagagaagtcatAGAGAGTCATGTAGCTCTGTTTTTCTCAATCTGTTGTTGGCTACAAACACGCCCATAGCTCTAGTTATCACTTTAGCACAGAGTTGAGCTTTGAGGAAGCGTCACTACAAATGAGGACGAAAGAGTTGCCTGTGTTGTTTTCATAGTAACATCTACACGACCATATGATGCATGCGGCGATGTCCTGTGACTTGCTACATGCACACAACCTAGCTTACACAGCGAACGTTGTTAACTAAACCCACAGGTTATGCAAACTAGTTCCACACCGGTGATTTCAGAGAAGTGGGAGGGGGTTCGATTTCCGTCAGCGTGTCGCCCAAAACAGCAGTTACCGTGGTttctattaatattaatattggatTAATATTCGATTTACGTTTGCGATCGTGAGACCTCTAATTTCAACAACTCTACGTCACTTTACATGTAGTAGTATAGTATCATAGAGAtaagtgaggaaaaacatgtcACACTGTGAGGAAACGCACGACAATCAGCTTTACCTGTGCTCTTTACTCTCTGTAGGTCGACCCTGATGTATTTGCTGCCCTTCCCAAAGAGCTACAGGAAGAACTGAAGTCTGCCTACAACCGCGTGACTATCCAACCTCAATTAAATATATGTAAGTCCCCACACGAATAAGGTGGAAAAAAAGGCCTTTTTTGTCTTAACTGTACTgctaatgtataataataataataataataataccctgtcctctctgtttctctgcagtGGAGCAGAATAatcctctgctgcagctcaaACAGTCAGGAGCAGGAATCGGCGTTGGTCGCGTAAAGCGCCGCTACAAGAGAAAAAATGCTGCGAGTCCCGTTAAAAAAGGACCTTCACCTCTGAAGAGGcgtcacaaaacaaacagcccCGCCAAAACTGCACCACCTCCGATAGCATCACGGGAATCATTAAACGTAGTAAAGGTGAGTAAATGATTCCATAAATGAAGATGGTGAAGAGTGTTTAAGGGTCGTTTGGAACTTAATGTCCCCGCTTCACACCTGTTTTCCTTCCCAGTGTGAAAACGGTCCGTCCACATCCTCCTCGAAACCAGACTTCCCAGAGTCGTTGTCCAAATTCATCCCTCGTCCTGCTCCAGCATTAGCTGGAGCATTCGACCTGACAGACATTAAAGTCCTACTACGGGAGTGGGTCACCTCCATAACAGGTATACATACAGCAAAGTTTAACTCTTCATCAGGAACACATGACATgaatgtcattaaataacacgataataataatactagcaAATCTATTCAGTGTTATATTCTGTCTACATTCTATTATCTGACAGCGTCCTGTGTTTAGTGGTTGCTTGTGATTGATtgaagggccacatgtggcctgaGGGCAGCGAGTTTGACACCTTTGAACATACATAGCTGACACAGCTATCTCCATCCAACCACACACCGAATGGTGGAAATGAAGCTTAGAAATGTTGCTCTAATCTAATCCTTAGAgctggttgtgtgtgaaaatcccagtagatgaGAAGTTTCTGAAACAGACTAGCCTGTACAGCACTAACAGGGATGCCACAGTCAGAGTCACTCATATCACACACCTTTCTTCCTCAATTTGAACTTCGGCTGCTCTTCTTGACCTTGTCCACATCCCCAAATGCATCGAGTTGCTGCCATGCATGCTGctatttgcattaacaagccGCTGAACAGctatacctaataaagtggtcgaTGAGTGCCAGCAcatggatgttttttgtctAGTTTGTAGAACTGCAGACATTCATTTTAAGTAAAtcctctatttattttttttagaaccCATGGAGGAGGACATCCTGCAAGTGGTGAAATACTGCACTGATCTGATTGAGGACAAAGATCTGGAAAAGTTGGATTTGGTCTTAAAATATATGAAAAGGTAAACGTTGTGCACTTAAGCCCTCTCAGTTTCTCTGCCcgccatcttcttcttcctcgtcttctAACGGCAGCTTGCATCCATgttgttgcattactgccatcttctggagttAGAAAACTCCTACACCACCCAGACTCATCATATTCCATCTTTCTTCACTTCTCCTCTGTCCtgccaggtttttgttttgttttggttcctAATGTTGCATATGGATCTTATGTTTGCAGGCTCATGCAGCAGTCACTTGAGTCCGTCTGGAGTATGGCGTTCGACTTCATCGTCGACAACGTACAGGTGGTCGTGCAGCAGACGTATGGCAGCACTCTGAAGATAGTATGAGGAATGGTGGGATGCGGTTTTCACCGTTTCtttgaacacattttgatttgCTACTTTGACAAGATCATCTGCAAAGGAAATGACGACGTCTCCATCTCCACTGTGACACCACTGCCACACACGCAAGTGAATGCCATCGAGAGAACTAGACCCATAGCAGTATTTCACGAGAGCGCGTACAGTACAGAAATGTCTGTACTTGCTCTCTCAGCGCTGAAGGACAGGAAACTGTACTTACTGTAGAAGCAATTATTGCAGCTTTTtgaaaatttgaattttttgaaTGATGTTCCTTTTGCCAAATAATGCCAGAAGTCTTAGGTTAAGATTTCTGCAGGCAGTATGTCACTGATTCTTAAACATGGAAAGATTTTTTCTGATGAGCACTATCCACCTGACAACTATTAATAACTGGTAAATATAATCATgtttaacaacacaaataacCTTTTGCTCATTTTTGAATTAGTGAGTTTTGTCGCATTCAGACattaaacacataataataaccTCAGAAGAGACGGGAGAATATTTTGGTGTCCCATGCCACTCGTACTGACCTGTGAAATATCTACTACTACAAATCAGACTTTtttagaaaaccaaaaaaaaaagtctggttCATACAGTAGCaagtttttcttgtttcttgcaAAAAGTGCCAGAACGTGttatattatgtaaataatgttttctaATGTTAATTCTTGTTCTTACGAGTTTGAGAAGAAAACGTGTATGTAGAGGTCTTACCTCTTGTATTGTTTACATGTAGTGAATTCTTAGTAACTGTCTTTAAACTATAAATCTTTAACTGTTTGTACATGTTCCAACATGGAAATCAAAGGCTGGCCAAAGCACTTCATGTGAGGTTAACTGTTGATTCTCAGTAGCACTCTGACTACAGAGGATGTTGATTGGGTTATGGCAATCAACAAGTAGCCTATGCATCTTTTATTTCACTAACAATAAGATGTCCCTTCAagataatgtaatatttaatacaAACTTTGTACTTGGAGTCAATTTTACAGCTTGTTTTCATAGAtctgaatgttaaaataatgctGGGTTTGCATAGGGACACGaggtgtgatttctttttttaaccctgGAAACCATCATGTGCACTCCTGCTGGAAGCGGTTGAGTGAAATGTCTGTAAAATGAGCTGTTGTCACGGTGACAGCGGTGATCGGAAGAACTCGGCAGATGTGGGCGGATGGCTGGCTTGAGATTCCCCCCACGCGAGACAtgatgtgtgcgtgtttgcAAAGTTCCCTCAATACGGTCTCTATATGCAAACCAAATCaggctgccatgtttgttttttacttgttGAAATGAATGTAATTCATAATGTGCAAGTGTCCACTCATCTTCAAGATGTTACTTCTCTTCACCTCTCGTATGTTTTCAGAAGGGAATGGCCAGGAGCGAAACTCGGCCAGTCTTGTCTTCTCTAAACTGGCTTGTGCCTGATGACCTTAAGCTGTGAACTTGTTTGTAAGTTTTCTAAATCTTGGTAATAAACTGTAAACTCTGTAATAATTCATTAGTCTCTGTCAGTTTGTGCGATCTAGCCTTCCACTGTATACAGATCAAAGGCAGAAGGAAGGCAGTGTCGGTctcctttcattttcagtgagtaaaaaaaatggcAGGAAAAAGTTCAGTATCTCTCTATTCATTCAAggaagtgtctctgtgtctatcTGTGAATCGCATAACTGTCCAAAGGTTTGCTTGTTAAGCAGACCAGTGTGTGCAGTTCTGACTTCCACAGTGTTTGCATGAGAAGTGCGACAGATCTACATGCCAAGTGCAGTGCAAGTCACCTGCCAGGTTTGACGCTTGTCAAGCAAACCCCAACAGACATGAGTAAGGATTTACTGTAGAGGTTAAGGAAGTGGACTCGTGTTCTTTGTTGGGTGCCGGGTAGTTCAgcggttaagaccagtaccccgtgtgcagagacatcatggtcttaagttcaactccacccctggcagttTGTACAAAGTATACAAGCTCACAGTtacaattcccttgtaagttgctttggataaaagcgtctgctaaatgcataaatgtaaatgtgcaatTAACTGACAGACatcttttgcatttcttatccaaacaaagtcaaagttaCCACAGAGCAGGTCGTGGATGATGTGAGCGTGTAACAGAAGagggatagggcaagatggaggccaGATGTAATAATTGACATACAAGGTTGCTGCAGTAAACCCTCACACTGATCAAAGGAAGGAGAGGGCGCTGTGTGACCTaacgctgcacacactggtgccaaGTGTGAAGCCTGTCAAGCGGACTGAGAGTTATGCAAACAGACGGACAAGACACGTTCCTTGGATTAATATTTAGAGATGATAcagacaaaacataaaaaatgttagTGTTATTATCTGCTTACTTCACAAGTTGGAGAATCTCTGATTTAGACAACACAGGCTGTAGTTTGTCACTCCAATCTGAGTCTGCAGATCACCAGCTGCAGATGAACTATAAGCTGACACCTGTGAGTCACTCACCTCGGTGTGAAAGAGGAAGGGACTGTATATACAGGTGCTAATGGCAATGGCggaatgtgtctgtgtatggGAATAAACAAGTGTGCACAAGAGGTGTGAAGTGATAAAAACTGGAATCACTTGCACCagttcttttttaatttcctttgcCCTAGAGGGGAGTGAGTGTGATGTGCACACACCAAAATGAACCCGAACGCCAAATAAAATACCAAACTAACATCAAAGGTTTAAACCGTGGTTGATGATGTAATGAAGATGGTATGGTCAGTCCTCTGTTCACCACACAAACGCAGACAACATGAAATCGGCAAGAATGCAACATTGCACATGTCAAGTGCGTAAAATACCTAAATTCAAGCCGAGTGGCCTACACGCATCTTATAGAACAAGCTCACGGTTTACTGAGCTCTGTCTGCAGGGGCAATATTGTGACGCAGTCGTCAGAGTTGAGGATGTGGACTATAAAATTCACAAGTTTGTCCTCTGTGACAGCAGTCCTTACTTCAGGTGAGTTTATCACTTGATCTCAGGTATCCAGCTATTTATtgacctccacatgaggctcgtGGGGAGCTGGAGTCAATTCCTGCTGACACTGGGCTGAGGCAACTCAGAgatgaggggagggggggtttTTATGTCAGAACTGGAAAGAGTGATGGAGACTGAGGGTGAgaagacagtggacagtgatcAGGGTTCCTCATCACTTCAGATAAGGGGGGCTGGGGTGAGCCAATTCTTTTGCTAGAAAgagtcttgttttgtgtttgatggTGAGCAGGTCATGCCAGGAGGAGAACTGAGTCAGTTTAGCAGCAGATCTAGTTGACCTGGAAGGACCTGAGTGTCCTCAGCAGGTGGAGACATGCTCTTTTGGAAAGTGATTCCGCGTGCTGTGAGAACGACAGGCAGGTGTCTGGTATTTAAAAGTCTGAACCACAGCACAGCTTCTTGGTGTTGGAGAAGCTGAGCTCAACAAATGTTTGGACTAGATATACAGGTAGAAGTCGCTAGCTGCTTCTCTTTAATCTGTTTCGTATTCCTCCTCTGGAGCCTCTTTTCCTTCACGCACTTTCTTTAGCTCATGAGGTATGTTGTCGGTGTGGAGGGCTGGTGTGGGCCAGCATGGCTCCAGGAGGTGAGCACACCTGGAGTTTGTGTTGACTGGGGAACGTCTGCTTGAGATGgtataaacaaaaatgatgttATGAGTTCAATATGTCTCTCTCTTGCCCCTCAGCCCGTTCTTCAGTCCCCGGTGGAACGCAGACACGATGGTTTTTGACATCCACGGCCTGTCTCCCGACATCATGCAGCTCATCATAGAGTTTGCATACTCCGGCTCTGTTCTCGTGACCAAGGACAACGCAGAGGAGGTAACGCTAGCAGCCGACATGCTCAATGTGCAGGGTGTAGTGCAGGCCTGCTCCAACTTCTTTGGTGAGCAGCTCTGCCCAGAGAACTGCATCGGCATCTGGCAGTTCACACATTTCTTCTTCCACCCTGATCTGCAGCGCAAGGCCTGTCATTACATCACTGAGCACTTTGATGAGGTGGTTCCCTGTGAGGAGTTCCTGCAGCTCTCTCTGCAGGAGCTTGCTGACATCCTCGGTAGGGACGAGCTCAACATGAGGAATGAGAGCAATGTGTTTGAAGCCATCCTTCGCTGGATTTCGCACAAAcacgaagagagagagaaacacatgaCTGTGCTTTTTTCGAAGGTACAACTTTGTTACTTCATGTTGAGACCATGTGGTTTACTGAGCAGATTATATTTCCTTGGGTTCATCTGCAACTCTGTAAACTTAAATTCTAGTCCACTTTAGGCTGCTTTGGGCCGATTTACTACCAATGTAGACACATGCAGTAAATTCTGAGGATTCTCTGGAAGTTCTgtatgtgtgaacacaaatatCCAGAGACGTTGCTTTGGAGATTGTCCTCCCAGCTCCTTGGTGCAATCACCAGTGGAAGTGAGCGCAGGAGGAACTCCACGATGAGTGTTATGCCTCGTGCACGCTGAATCCTCTGGATATAatcctgctgttgtgaatgcGTTATTATCAGGGTAAGCCCTGATAATCTCCCGCTGCGTTCTCCATTTGTGAATCGCCGCACCCTAATCCCCAGACATATCTCATGAGTCAatgtctgaaaacacaagttAACACA
Above is a window of Solea senegalensis isolate Sse05_10M linkage group LG2, IFAPA_SoseM_1, whole genome shotgun sequence DNA encoding:
- the rev1 gene encoding DNA repair protein REV1 produces the protein MSRDGWAKKRANASGDNGWAERGGYMAAKVSKLDEQFKLDAPMEKQKQGLCSNIFSGVAIYVNGYTEPSADELRRLMMLHGGQFHVYYSRSKTTHIIANNLPNNKIQELKGEKIMKPEWITDSVKAGHLLPNLQYQLYVKQKGPLFPGMTRRQASAIAGPSHGQLQLSVHQTLHLPQRSVQHSVTNHEQSTSSYQNNAKLTPSHSLCYQGNIQPQSTQHTSAACFIKPQPSHSVSGHPNIDARHRGPLHTHLPSNTSSTKPPQSAPNGCKEMELQLNGLLQNSTGLKTSLSKVNKTQECGGGLYPAVLKEAPLTNGHVHLINGALKPEDQSPVTDESSVYSKRSECSSKSPEDKPQSPSVHFQTKPDPYEFPHSPPKQSEHSSVFVESCSHAANEQRAKPPPTYQESMKATDTHLLPKQLQPSLQVDSNPEKTPLASPSLSYSPVRLNGSHHKAFSSDPASFNSTNTPAKSDHPTDKPSSLSKSSANLLAHTGDLISEYYSHSRLHQISTWRTSFSEYVNELHSKRKATAGASFPGKERLRKSVAQHSSEFHGASSSTDVKSCIFHVDMDCFFVSVGIRHRPDLKGKPVAVTSNRGQGRVPLRPGANPQLEQQYYQRKHSHHQSERNDEDLYRTPSQESPDFHTNGVDHDPAALSMAEIASCSYEARQAGVKNGMFFGKAKQLCPSLQSVPYDFEAYKEVALTMYEILASYTHDIEALSCDEVLIDASALLAELGINAEDLAKAIRADIKEKTGCCASVGMGSNILLARLATRKAKPDGHHFLKSEEVDDFIRDLPVTSLPGVGPVMGRKLAAMSVRSCGDLQQVSLNQLQKKFGPRTGQTLFRFCRGLDDRPVRYEKERKSVSAEMNYNIRFTRIDEAECFLTNLSMEVQRRLQEAGLRGRRVTLKVMVRKVGAPVETAKYGGHGVCDNLAKTVMLAQSTDSGQLIGSAVIKLFHAMKLQVQDLRGVGIQVQLLEGSHSVHQGATGKGTRSIKQMLLGQAHSAQNHNRAAVNKSTDQEKTLSTTSPSSGTAPHPLSPPEPVPGTSEEQQPCRRTPKHSRARLNFSIEVPSPSQVDRSVLEALPAELREQVEQSWTHRDARPKNHCSPSPQTSAPFPPSASLKSRPTSPLCPPPSSGSALNTPHVGTLVLQIPNQPDSPGIVLELPNFSQVDPDVFAALPKELQEELKSAYNRVTIQPQLNILEQNNPLLQLKQSGAGIGVGRVKRRYKRKNAASPVKKGPSPLKRRHKTNSPAKTAPPPIASRESLNVVKCENGPSTSSSKPDFPESLSKFIPRPAPALAGAFDLTDIKVLLREWVTSITEPMEEDILQVVKYCTDLIEDKDLEKLDLVLKYMKRLMQQSLESVWSMAFDFIVDNVQVVVQQTYGSTLKIV